Proteins encoded by one window of Lathyrus oleraceus cultivar Zhongwan6 chromosome 1, CAAS_Psat_ZW6_1.0, whole genome shotgun sequence:
- the LOC127096043 gene encoding uncharacterized protein LOC127096043, whose amino-acid sequence MEDVTIDTRRPLNARNLKSIGVIEKVRAKPTLDTSWEALKDQRKIPNGLYLFSKIDPPEVVAHYLNDLASQWVDISEFSMDWVPEHPPNFMKRMREPSEKSKKEKKAKLGETFGSRPSVPLANSPSKFMPSSRSIKLKPIASSLPQNTPIYTRSETPSSTTRTSNPPSLKFNLATTTLPVSKAEMLKETTSPSSSSPSSPPYYILSSDNEPSDPQSPTLAQPQAHALASQQPPQPEPEPEVTSPPSEQQTNPPPKQPVPSPAEHQPSPPPEQTTPTPSDIPPLPTSEDIITSPNPADTYPTPPSSPSSNPEPETAFPILEEAITLFAESSVEKIKSLDAGIRLQARLAREAEEKARKEVEEKARLEEEQRIREAEETATAEAAVDATAVEAKAKAKAKVEEAACIAAEEASKASVDALTQGEQSNSGFSPMVLKTLEELQKEQQVVRARLDHQDSVNTNIQNLLTQLLQRMPSPPNP is encoded by the exons ATGGAAGATGTCACTATTGACACTAGAAGACCTCTGAATGCTCGAAATTTGAAGAGTATAGGGGTAATTGAGAAAGTCAGAGCTAAACCAACTCTAGACACTTCCTGGGAAGCACTGAAGGACCAGAGGAAGATTCCCAACGGTCTTTATCTTTTCTCAAAGATTGACCCTCCAGAAGTAGTGGCTCACTATCTAAATGACCTTGCAAGCCAATGGGTGGATATTTCTGAGTTCTCCATGGACTGGGTGCCTgagcatccaccaaacttcatgaagaggatgcgagagccCTCTGAGAAGTCCAAGAAGGAAAAGAAGGCAAAGTTGGGAGAAACCTTCGGGTCAAGACCTTCAGTCCCTCTGGCTAATTCTCCAAGTAAGTTTATGCCTTCTTCTCGCTCTATTAAATTAAAGCCTATTGCTTCTTCTCTCCCCCAAAACACTCCCATATACACCCGATCAGAAACACCTTCCTCCACTACCAGAACTTCTAACCCACCATCTCTTAAATTTAATCTCGCAACCACTACCCTACCCGTTTCTAAAGCAGAAATGCTGAAAGAAACCACCTCACCATCATCTTCCTCACCTTCATCCCCGCCATACTACATTCTCTCATCAGACAATGAACCCTCTGACCCCCAATCCCCCACTCTAGCTCAACCTCAGGCACATGCTCTGGCCTCACAGCAGCCACCACAACCTGAACCTGAGCCTGAAGTCACCTCTCCACCTTCTGAACAACAAACAAATCCACCTCCTAAACAACCAGTACCTTCACCAGCTGAACATCAACCGAGTCCACCTCCTGAACAAACAACACCAACTCCCTCTGATATTCCCCCACTACCAACCTCTGAAGACATCATCACTTCTCCAAATCCCGCTGACACCTACCCAACTCCACCATCCTCTCCATCCTCTAACCCTGAACCAGAAACTGCCTTCCCCATATTAGAAGAAGCAATAACTTTATTTGCAGAGTCTTCAGtggagaagatcaagtctct agatgCTGGAATAAGGCTACAGGCTCGCTTGGCCAGAGAGGCTGAGGAAAAGGCCAGGAAGGAAGTAGAAGAGAAAGCCCGTCTGGAAGAAGAACAAAGgatcagagaagctgaagaaacGGCTACTGCTGAAGCTGCTGTTGATGCGACCGCTGTTGAGGCTAAGGCAAAAGCAAAAGCCAAAGTTGAAGAGGCAGCATGCATTGCTGCAGAGGAAGCTTCCAAGGCCAGTGttgatgctctgactcagggggagcaatCCAACTCTGGATTTTCCCCTATGGTTTTGAAGACTCTAGAGGAACTGCAAAAGGAACAACAAGTTGTGAGAGCAAGGTTGGATCACCAGGACTCTGTCAACACCAACAttcagaacctgctgactcaactACTTCAAAGGATGCCTTCGCccccaaacccttag
- the LOC127122528 gene encoding hypersensitive-induced response protein-like protein 2, whose product MGQCLGCYQVDQSNVAIKEQFGKFIDVLEPGCHCLPWCFGYQIAGGLSLRVQQLDVKCETKTKDNVFVNVVASIQYRAVADKASDAFYKLTNTREQIQSYVFDVIRASVPKLELDAVFEQKNDIAKAVEDELEKAMSTYGYEIVQTLIVDIEPDVNVKRAMNEINAAARMRLAANEKAEAEKILQIKKAEGEAESKYLSGLGIARQRQAIVDGLRDSVLQFSENVPGTSAKDVMDMVLVTQYFDTLKEIGASSKSSSVFIPHGPGAVKDIAVQIRDGLLQGNAANL is encoded by the exons ATGGGTCAATGTTTGGGATGCTACCAAGTGGATCAGTCCAATGTTGCTATAAAGGAGCAATTTGGAAAATTTATTGATGTTTTGGAACCTGGATGCCATTGTTTGCCTTGGTGTTTTGGTTACCAGATAGCCGGTGGATTGTCGCTTCGTGTGCAGCAACTTGATGTTAAATGCGAGACGAAAACAAAG GATAATGTTTTTGTGAATGTGGTTGCATCGATCCAATACCGCGCTGTGGCTGACAAAGCGTCTGATGCTTTTTATAAGCTCACCAACACAAGGGAACAGATTCAATCCTATGTTTTTGATG TCATAAGGGCCAGCGTGCCAAAGTTGGAGCTGGATGCGGTCTTTGAGCAGAAGAATGATATAGCAAAGGCCGTCGAAGATGAGCTTGAGAAGGCGATGTCGACCTACGGTTACGAGATAGTCCAGACTCTCATTGTTGATATCGAGCCTGATGTGAATGTCAAGAGAGCAATGAATGAGATCAATGCAG CTGCGAGAATGAGGTTGGCTGCAAACGAGAAAGCCGAAGCAGAAAAGATACTGCAGATCAAGAAAGCTGAAGGAGAAGCGGAGTCCAAGTACCTATCAGGACTCGGTATAGCTCGTCAACGTCAAGCCATCGTGGATGGACTGAGGGACAGTGTTCTTCAGTTCTCTGAGAACGTACCCGGAACATCGGCTAAAGATGTCATGGACATGGTGCTGGTAACTCAATACTTTGACACCTTGAAGGAAATTGGAGCGTCGTCGAAATCTTCATCTGTGTTCATACCACATGGCCCTGGTGCTGTTAAAGACATTGCGGTGCAGATTAGGGATGGTCTCCTTCAGGGAAATGCTGCAAATTTATAA